A window of the Arenibacter algicola genome harbors these coding sequences:
- a CDS encoding glutaminyl-peptide cyclotransferase: MNAFKLNLFFIIPLFFLACDGTSNPSKLFEIQLEGNQTEFQKNQAVGISVKNFKNKEIDKITYTLDNKEITLNNDKITLDQLELGAKTLTANISFEGETVEVSKGIKLLAEHAPEIYTYEILNVYPHDMDAYTQGLEFHKDTLYESTGKKGKSSLRQVDFKTGEILKKIDLDNTYFGEGITILNNKIYQLTWQSGVGFIYDLKDFKKIDSFKYNQSKEGWGLCNDGNKIFKSDGTEKIWYLNPETMAEEGHFETVTNTSIFNKANELEYVDGKIYANVYQKESMMIIDAKSGAIEGVINFGGLKEKVTQHQNLDVLNGVAFHPERKTFFVTGKNWDKLFEVNILKK, translated from the coding sequence TCTTCATAATTCCCCTGTTCTTTTTGGCCTGTGATGGTACCTCCAACCCCTCCAAGCTTTTCGAAATTCAGCTGGAAGGAAACCAAACCGAATTTCAAAAAAATCAGGCAGTGGGCATCTCTGTCAAAAATTTTAAGAATAAAGAGATTGATAAGATTACCTATACACTGGACAATAAGGAAATTACTCTGAACAATGATAAAATTACTCTTGATCAATTGGAACTTGGGGCCAAAACCTTGACCGCGAACATAAGCTTCGAAGGCGAAACAGTTGAAGTGTCCAAAGGAATTAAATTATTGGCAGAACACGCCCCCGAGATCTATACCTACGAAATTCTAAACGTTTATCCCCATGATATGGACGCCTATACCCAAGGATTGGAATTTCATAAGGATACACTTTACGAAAGCACTGGTAAAAAGGGGAAATCCTCCTTGAGGCAAGTAGATTTTAAAACTGGGGAAATTTTAAAAAAAATAGACTTGGACAATACCTATTTTGGAGAGGGCATCACTATTTTAAACAATAAAATTTATCAACTCACTTGGCAAAGTGGAGTTGGGTTTATATACGACCTAAAAGATTTTAAGAAAATAGATAGCTTTAAATACAACCAAAGCAAGGAAGGTTGGGGCTTGTGCAACGACGGAAACAAAATATTCAAGAGTGACGGCACCGAGAAAATATGGTATTTAAATCCTGAAACCATGGCCGAGGAGGGCCATTTTGAAACGGTAACCAATACCTCCATATTCAACAAGGCCAATGAACTTGAATATGTAGATGGAAAAATATACGCCAATGTCTATCAAAAGGAAAGTATGATGATTATTGATGCCAAAAGTGGTGCCATAGAAGGCGTTATAAATTTTGGCGGCTTAAAGGAGAAAGTTACGCAACATCAGAATCTGGACGTCCTAAACGGAGTAGCCTTTCATCCAGAAAGAAAGACCTTCTTCGTTACCGGAAAAAACTGGGACAAATTATTTGAGGTAAACATCCTTAAAAAATAA
- a CDS encoding acyl-CoA thioesterase, translating to MGIFEKTIKVVEDDLDDLNHVNNVRYVQWMQDIAKEHWQTKAPKDLIDNTVWVVLTHHITYKSAAKLDDVILMKTYIDKTKGPVSVRIVEMYNKENNQLLVKSKTEWCLLNSETFKPMRISPEIESIFLTQT from the coding sequence ATGGGAATTTTTGAAAAAACCATAAAGGTTGTAGAAGATGACCTGGATGACCTAAATCACGTCAACAATGTACGATATGTTCAATGGATGCAAGATATTGCCAAGGAACATTGGCAGACCAAAGCCCCTAAAGATTTGATAGACAATACGGTATGGGTAGTTTTAACGCATCATATTACCTACAAAAGTGCAGCAAAATTGGACGATGTTATTTTAATGAAAACGTATATCGATAAGACCAAAGGCCCCGTAAGCGTTAGGATTGTAGAAATGTACAATAAAGAAAATAATCAATTGCTTGTCAAATCCAAGACCGAGTGGTGTTTGTTAAACTCCGAAACCTTTAAACCAATGAGGATTTCCCCGGAAATAGAAAGTATCTTTCTTACCCAAACCTAA